The following nucleotide sequence is from Myxococcales bacterium.
CGCCCACCACTCCGCCCAAGCCCGCAGGAGGCAAATGATGAAGACGTCAGTCAAACTCGCTCTGGTGGCATTGGTGCTCGCGACCCCGTCGCTTGCGTTCGCTCAAGGCAAGAGTCGCGTGGTCACCATCAGCGAGGTGACGATCGTTGGGCGCGTGCAGAAGCCGATCGCCGCGGTCGACGTGAGTCGCATCCAACCCAAGCTGACCTTGGCGGAACTGCGGCAGCCGTTCCTGCATCGAATCGAGAAGGCGATCTATCAAGATCCGTTCTGAGCCGCCTGTCCGGGCGCCGTGATCTCCGTCTTCCTGGTGGTGGTAGTAGCCGGCCTGTGTGTCCGGTTGAGCGTGCGGCGTTGGGCCTCGGTGGCGCGCGTCGAACGCGAGGCGATCCTGAGTGACGGGCTCGAGCGGGCGAACCGCGAGCGCCTGCTCGCGAAGCTGAGCGAGGACTCCGCACTGGGGCGCACCGCGCGCGAGGTGCTCGCTTGCCCGAGTCGCCCCGCGGCTGTTGCCACCCTCAACGAAACCCTCGGCGAGATTGCGCGGGAACTGGACGTGAGCCGGGAGGTTCCCCAGAGCGCCGCCCGCGTGAGCCTGGCCTGGGGCATGCTGGTCGCGCTGGTCGAACTGGCGCGGCGGCTGCCTGACGAAGGCGCCGCGGCCGCTGGGACCGCGCTGCCGGCCGCTGCCGTGGGCATCGCCGGTTCGATCGTTTGTACCCTGATCGGCCGATCTGCCGCCGAAAAGGCCCGTCGAAGCCGAGATGGCTGGGACCGGCTGGGGCGGATCCTCGAGCGACAGCTCACGGAGTCGGACAATGTGGGCGAGCGCTCGGGTTCGCAGCGAGTGGACCCGAGCCCGACCGCCGACTAGTCTTTCTTCCGCCCGCTGGGAACTTCCGGAACCCCGGGGCTGTCGGAATCAGCCGGCGTGGGGTCTTCCCACGACGTGGCCAGCGGAGAACGAGAGTCGATGACCCAGCAGACGCCGTACCAGCAGCCAGGCAGTCAACGACCCGGGCAAATGACGGCAGTGATGCGCGCCGTTGCCCTGAGCGGCCCCAAGGTGCTGCGCATCGGTGTCGTTCAAGGTGGGCGAATCATCGAGGAGCGCATCGTCAAGCAGCGCACTCACGTCACGGTCGGCCCAAGCGAAAAAGCGATGTTCGTCATCGCCACCCAGAACCTGCCGCCGACGTTCCGCCTGTTCGAGCTCGTCGGCAACGACTACTGCCTGAATTTTCTGGACGGCATGAGCGGCCGCATCGCGCTGCCGACCGGCATCTCCGATCTGTCCATGCTCAAGGGCCAGGCGCGACGCACGCCGCAGGGCGCGTATCAGATCCGCGTCACCGAGGACTCGCGCGGCAAGGTGGTCGTGGGCAACACCACCATCCTCTTCCAGTTCGTAGCGCCGCCGCCGGTGCAGCCGAAGCCGCAGCTCCCGGTCTCCGTCACGCAGGGTGCAACGAGCTTCGACTGGCCGACCACGATGATCGCGGCGTTCTCGTTCTTGCTGCATTTCCTCGCCATCGGTGCGGTGTATTCGGATTGGCTCGATCCGGTGTTCGACGACGAAGTGAGCGTCGCTGGCCTGATTGATTCGATGAAGGCGTTGCCGCCGCCACCACCGCTCGAGACCAAGGACGATGCAACGGACGACAAGTCCGAGAAGACCGAGAAGGCAGCGGAGAAGGCTGCGCCCAAGGACCCCGGCAAGGGCGCCGGCGCGCCCGCCAAAGGTGCGATGTCCTCCGCGCAACAGGCAGCGCTGAGCAAAGAGCTCGACAACCTGGAGATGGCGACGATTGGCGCGCTGTCGAGCCAGGGCCCGGCGACGGCCGGGGTGCTGAAGGGTGGCGAGGTGCCGACCGGCGCGCTGGACGCTGCTGCAGCGAGCGGCGCGGGTGTGTCGGCAGGCGGCATCGGTGGACTGAACCTGGGAACGGGCGGCGGGACGATCCGCCCCGGCATGGGTGGCTCAGGCCTCGCTGGTATGGGTCAGACCGGAAAGGCCGGCGGCACCGAGGGCACCGGCGAGGTGAAGAAGGTCC
It contains:
- a CDS encoding AgmX/PglI C-terminal domain-containing protein; translation: MTQQTPYQQPGSQRPGQMTAVMRAVALSGPKVLRIGVVQGGRIIEERIVKQRTHVTVGPSEKAMFVIATQNLPPTFRLFELVGNDYCLNFLDGMSGRIALPTGISDLSMLKGQARRTPQGAYQIRVTEDSRGKVVVGNTTILFQFVAPPPVQPKPQLPVSVTQGATSFDWPTTMIAAFSFLLHFLAIGAVYSDWLDPVFDDEVSVAGLIDSMKALPPPPPLETKDDATDDKSEKTEKAAEKAAPKDPGKGAGAPAKGAMSSAQQAALSKELDNLEMATIGALSSQGPATAGVLKGGEVPTGALDAAAASGAGVSAGGIGGLNLGTGGGTIRPGMGGSGLAGMGQTGKAGGTEGTGEVKKVQGPKGSANVGGPNVSGGNVSNAARVVAGMRAGFRSCYNRGLAENPDAQGSIRLSIRVGPGGEVQGVTASASGNLPGSVASCVQSRAQAAQFDPPEGGSAVIVVPVSFVKQ